One window of the Lusitaniella coriacea LEGE 07157 genome contains the following:
- a CDS encoding HNH endonuclease, whose translation MTSVTQTLSQSVVVFSKNYLPISRINLRRAIVLLVAGKAEPVDFFGENGWEVRSPSLIFQVPAHIRLTTNSAERVWKIPPVNRREVLRRDLHTCQYCGSKKKLTLDHVIPRSKGGKHRWDNVVTACERCNAKKGDRVLGQVGMKLQTRPKAPPHPAVAFAEQFWREQQANLD comes from the coding sequence GTGACCAGCGTTACTCAAACCCTAAGTCAATCTGTTGTGGTGTTCTCTAAGAACTACCTACCTATTAGTCGCATTAACTTGCGGCGCGCGATCGTCCTTTTGGTGGCGGGGAAAGCCGAGCCTGTGGACTTTTTTGGAGAAAATGGTTGGGAAGTCCGATCTCCCAGTTTAATTTTCCAAGTTCCCGCTCATATCCGACTGACAACGAACAGTGCAGAGCGAGTCTGGAAAATTCCTCCCGTCAATCGTCGGGAAGTCCTACGGCGCGACCTGCATACCTGTCAATACTGTGGAAGTAAGAAGAAATTGACACTCGATCACGTTATTCCCCGTTCAAAAGGCGGAAAACACCGTTGGGATAATGTAGTCACTGCTTGCGAGCGGTGTAACGCCAAAAAAGGCGATCGCGTGTTGGGACAAGTGGGAATGAAATTACAGACCCGACCCAAAGCGCCTCCCCACCCTGCTGTTGCCTTTGCAGAGCAGTTCTGGCGCGAACAGCAAGCCAACCTGGACTAA
- the hemF gene encoding oxygen-dependent coproporphyrinogen oxidase, producing the protein MTSHLIKTPPQTRKNIVLPKDSRERVRQFLQNLQNLICEGLESVDGKAKFQEDRWDREQGGGGRTRVIRDGGVFEQGGVNFSEVWGEGLPPAILAQRPEAAGHDFYATGTSMVLHPRNPYIPTVHLNYRYFEAGSVWWFGGGVDLTPYYPFAEDAIHFHQTIKQACDRHNPEYYPAFKHWCDEYFYLKHRQEARGIGGIFFDYQDSSGKLYCGSQQGIAKAYSDRVGPVNRTWEDLFSFIQSCGHSFLPAYLPIVERRKNMEFRDRERNFQLYRRGRYVEFNLVYDRGTIFGLQTGGRTESILMSLPPIVRWEYDYKPEPGTPEAELYEVFLKPQDWSDKGRGNQ; encoded by the coding sequence ATGACTAGCCACTTAATCAAAACTCCCCCCCAAACACGCAAAAATATTGTCCTACCAAAGGATTCGAGAGAACGAGTCAGGCAGTTCTTACAAAACCTGCAAAACCTTATCTGCGAAGGTTTAGAAAGCGTCGATGGCAAAGCAAAATTCCAAGAAGATCGGTGGGACAGAGAGCAAGGCGGCGGCGGACGCACCCGCGTTATCCGCGACGGAGGAGTATTCGAGCAGGGAGGCGTTAATTTCTCAGAAGTTTGGGGTGAGGGACTTCCTCCTGCGATCTTAGCTCAACGTCCCGAAGCAGCAGGTCACGATTTTTACGCAACAGGAACCTCAATGGTTCTCCATCCCCGTAACCCCTACATTCCCACCGTACACCTCAATTATCGATACTTTGAAGCGGGTTCTGTCTGGTGGTTTGGCGGCGGAGTCGATCTCACCCCGTACTATCCATTTGCAGAAGATGCAATCCATTTTCACCAAACGATTAAGCAAGCTTGCGATCGGCACAACCCGGAATATTATCCAGCATTCAAACACTGGTGCGATGAATATTTTTACCTAAAACATCGCCAAGAAGCGAGGGGGATTGGAGGGATATTCTTTGACTATCAAGATAGCAGCGGAAAGCTTTATTGCGGTTCTCAACAAGGTATAGCAAAGGCTTATAGCGATCGCGTCGGTCCTGTCAATCGGACTTGGGAAGATTTATTCTCTTTTATTCAAAGTTGCGGTCATTCGTTTTTGCCAGCTTACCTTCCCATCGTCGAACGCCGTAAAAATATGGAATTCCGCGATCGCGAAAGGAACTTCCAGCTCTATCGTCGGGGACGTTACGTCGAATTTAATCTCGTTTACGATCGCGGAACGATCTTTGGCTTGCAAACAGGCGGACGTACCGAATCTATCCTTATGTCCTTACCCCCTATCGTTCGTTGGGAATACGACTACAAACCCGAACCCGGAACCCCAGAGGCGGAGTTATACGAAGTCTTCCTAAAGCCTCAAGATTGGAGCGATAAAGGGCGAGGAAACCAATAA
- a CDS encoding alr0857 family protein, which translates to MLKLTYVENGFKMELLSQSLEDWVTVRVLLALRSATPLCVEPSTASFLLPADLPYLSNLSALVRQEDSDVVEMAVCDEDYVEVSLYGTWLSSSPNSDEGVFVTAMSDRVEFFLFKVWQEAQTLASVARE; encoded by the coding sequence ATGCTGAAACTCACTTACGTTGAAAATGGATTCAAAATGGAACTGTTGTCTCAATCCCTCGAAGATTGGGTAACGGTGCGCGTTCTCTTGGCGCTGCGTTCGGCAACTCCTCTTTGTGTTGAACCTAGCACGGCTTCTTTTTTGCTCCCCGCAGATTTGCCCTACCTCAGCAATCTCAGCGCTTTGGTACGACAAGAAGACTCTGACGTGGTTGAAATGGCGGTTTGCGACGAGGATTATGTTGAGGTCAGCCTTTACGGAACGTGGCTTTCTTCTAGTCCCAATAGCGATGAGGGAGTCTTTGTGACAGCGATGAGCGATCGCGTGGAATTCTTCCTCTTTAAAGTTTGGCAAGAAGCACAAACCCTCGCCTCTGTCGCAAGGGAATAA
- the acsF gene encoding magnesium-protoporphyrin IX monomethyl ester (oxidative) cyclase — protein sequence MVSTASKPVVKTTTEETLLSPRFYTTDFDAIAKMDISSQEAELKAAIAEMKADYNRNHFVRDEEFEQSWDSIDEKTRRAFIDFLERSCTSEFSGFILFKELSRKLKGRNPILAEVFHLMARDEARHAGFINKAMSDFNISLDLGYLTKNRTYTFFKPEWVIYAVYLSEKIGYWRYILMYRHLQKNPEYQFYPLFKKFENWCQDENRHGDIFKALLRSQPSMWKGWKAKLWAKFFLLSVFATHALTVRERADFYEAVGLDAEEYDREVIRKTNETSARAFPLTLNVEHPQFFPRLDRCSKRNEKMKEIAQSSKLKPVKFLQKLSLIAATSFDLLYLYCLKSVDAEALRVTVR from the coding sequence ATGGTCAGTACTGCATCCAAGCCAGTTGTCAAAACCACCACCGAAGAAACGCTCCTCTCACCGCGCTTTTACACGACAGATTTTGACGCGATCGCGAAAATGGACATATCGAGCCAGGAAGCCGAACTAAAAGCCGCGATCGCGGAAATGAAAGCCGACTACAATCGCAACCATTTCGTAAGAGACGAAGAATTCGAGCAATCTTGGGACAGTATTGACGAAAAGACCCGCCGCGCATTTATCGACTTTCTAGAGCGTTCTTGCACCTCAGAATTCTCCGGTTTCATCCTCTTTAAAGAACTATCTCGAAAACTCAAAGGTCGCAATCCGATCCTCGCGGAGGTTTTTCACCTAATGGCACGAGACGAGGCTCGCCACGCAGGATTCATCAACAAAGCAATGAGCGACTTCAATATCTCCCTTGATTTGGGATACTTGACGAAGAATCGCACTTATACATTTTTCAAACCAGAGTGGGTTATTTATGCCGTTTATCTCTCTGAAAAAATTGGCTACTGGCGCTACATATTAATGTATCGTCACCTGCAAAAGAACCCGGAATATCAGTTTTACCCGCTATTTAAAAAATTTGAAAACTGGTGCCAGGATGAGAACCGCCACGGCGATATATTTAAGGCTTTGTTGCGGTCGCAACCCTCTATGTGGAAGGGGTGGAAAGCAAAGTTGTGGGCTAAATTTTTCCTGTTATCCGTATTTGCGACTCATGCTTTAACCGTACGCGAACGAGCTGACTTTTACGAAGCTGTTGGACTCGATGCTGAAGAGTACGATCGCGAAGTGATTCGTAAAACAAATGAAACTTCTGCCAGAGCGTTCCCGCTCACTCTTAATGTAGAGCATCCCCAGTTTTTCCCACGCTTAGACCGTTGCTCAAAACGCAATGAAAAGATGAAAGAAATTGCCCAAAGCAGCAAACTCAAACCCGTTAAATTTCTGCAAAAGTTATCCCTAATCGCTGCAACTTCTTTCGATTTATTGTACTTATATTGTCTAAAGTCTGTTGATGCTGAAGCTTTGAGAGTAACTGTTCGTTAA
- a CDS encoding cupin domain-containing protein: MTEEDRSLLKAETIENTPEFAFHHPLNPNSEIHLRSLSRATNLQRVGVSLSRVPPGKESFIYHTHRHEEEWIYILSGRGIAEIGDREFEVGPGDFMGFVADSLPHHLRNPFEEDLKYLMGGENLPCDIGAFPRLGKRVIRDGDASYLVDDADFHDFCKE, translated from the coding sequence ATGACTGAAGAAGATCGTTCATTGCTCAAGGCTGAAACCATTGAAAATACGCCAGAATTCGCATTCCATCATCCGTTGAACCCCAATTCGGAAATTCACCTGCGGTCTTTGAGTCGCGCCACTAATCTGCAACGTGTTGGGGTTTCCCTCAGTCGCGTTCCGCCAGGGAAAGAGTCGTTTATTTATCACACGCACCGTCACGAAGAAGAATGGATTTACATTCTTTCCGGTCGCGGGATTGCAGAAATTGGCGATCGCGAATTTGAAGTGGGTCCCGGAGATTTTATGGGATTTGTTGCCGATTCCCTCCCGCATCACCTGCGCAACCCTTTTGAAGAGGATCTGAAGTATTTAATGGGTGGAGAAAATTTGCCGTGCGATATTGGCGCTTTTCCCCGCTTGGGCAAACGAGTCATTCGCGATGGAGATGCGTCATACCTTGTCGATGACGCAGACTTTCATGACTTTTGTAAGGAATGA
- a CDS encoding type I restriction endonuclease, with the protein MSATAITDAITTLAEAERRFHLSRTEEEGFFLEWHADLPPLTETEKMGINELRRRYLYQRAESHLLEGTVMLLLTSPLLAIAGFYDPPFKVRAEESVQILLDDGEEVLQGRIDVLVLQNRLWVVVLESKKTALSVWSALPQTLAYLMANPQPQQPYFGMMVNGDEILFVKLTQIESRQYGVSRVFAPFSSIQELYSVLQILKRISRVI; encoded by the coding sequence ATGTCCGCCACCGCAATTACAGACGCAATTACAACCCTAGCCGAAGCCGAGCGTCGATTTCACCTCAGTCGCACAGAAGAGGAGGGATTTTTCCTAGAGTGGCACGCGGATTTACCTCCTCTCACTGAGACTGAAAAGATGGGGATAAATGAGCTGAGGCGGCGATATCTATATCAGCGTGCCGAGAGTCATTTGCTAGAGGGGACGGTGATGCTGTTGTTGACTTCCCCTTTGCTCGCCATTGCGGGTTTTTACGATCCGCCGTTCAAAGTTCGAGCAGAGGAATCGGTACAGATTCTTCTCGATGATGGCGAGGAGGTTTTACAGGGACGAATTGATGTATTGGTGCTTCAGAATCGGTTGTGGGTGGTTGTTCTCGAATCAAAGAAGACGGCACTTTCGGTATGGTCAGCACTGCCGCAAACTCTCGCTTATTTGATGGCAAATCCGCAGCCACAGCAACCCTATTTTGGGATGATGGTCAATGGAGATGAGATTTTGTTTGTGAAACTGACACAAATCGAGAGTCGGCAATATGGTGTTTCCAGGGTGTTTGCACCCTTTAGCTCGATTCAGGAACTCTACAGCGTTTTGCAAATTTTGAAAAGAATTAGTCGAGTTATATGA
- the ftsY gene encoding signal recognition particle-docking protein FtsY, whose protein sequence is MFDWFRRKFGDRAQEENAEQQQQEQAQPPEPETTQAESTETKEDYLKWAQAAYQNIQQRQAEQEQEVVESEPEESVAEEEPVTEEPVTEQVEPTVEEPVAEIPVTEEAELTQEEPVTEELETVAEESVTEQVEPEVEETVAEIPATEEIASTSEEPESTQGEPEPVIEEPVTEQVEPTVEETVTEIPVTEEAELTQEEPVTEELETVAEESVTEQVEPEVEEPVAEEIESTSEEPEPVVEESDTEEIESTPEEPVTQEEEAASETPATEEEPAPAPVPAWMQKSDALERLKATAIETEEPEPTTQKTEEPEVAFDEDFVWSAQVLASQGRQPDDVSVEEINWLKRLRQGLGKTRRGLINQLKSIVGQGPLNADAVMEIEALLLQADVGVEATDYIIETLQEKLREEALPPERAIAYLKKILKDLLDRPLENEDDPTFVPEKDILNIWLLTGVNGAGKTTTIGKLAHLAQKSGYTCLIAAADTFRAAAVEQVKVWGERSNTQVIANPGQNTDPAAVVFDAIAAAQSRNTELLLVDTAGRLQNKKNLMEELAKIRRIIDKKAPDTQVESLLVLDATLGQNGLRQAQVFSEAAKLSGVVLTKLDGTAKGGVALAVAQQLNLPIRFIGAGEGIEDLRPFSSYEFVEALLSE, encoded by the coding sequence GTGTTTGATTGGTTCCGTCGTAAGTTTGGCGATCGCGCGCAAGAAGAAAACGCCGAACAACAACAACAAGAACAAGCTCAACCCCCTGAGCCAGAAACGACACAAGCTGAGTCTACCGAGACAAAGGAAGATTATCTCAAGTGGGCGCAGGCTGCTTATCAAAATATTCAACAGCGACAAGCGGAACAAGAACAAGAGGTTGTCGAATCAGAACCAGAGGAATCTGTTGCAGAAGAAGAACCTGTTACAGAGGAACCCGTTACCGAACAAGTCGAACCGACAGTAGAAGAACCCGTTGCTGAAATACCTGTAACGGAAGAAGCTGAACTAACACAAGAAGAACCTGTTACAGAGGAACTCGAAACTGTCGCAGAAGAATCTGTTACCGAACAAGTCGAACCCGAAGTAGAAGAAACTGTTGCTGAAATACCCGCGACTGAGGAAATTGCATCTACCTCAGAAGAACCCGAATCGACACAGGGAGAACCGGAACCTGTTATAGAAGAACCCGTTACCGAACAAGTCGAACCGACAGTAGAAGAAACCGTTACTGAAATACCTGTAACGGAAGAAGCTGAACTAACACAAGAAGAACCTGTTACAGAGGAACTCGAAACTGTTGCGGAAGAATCTGTTACCGAACAAGTCGAACCCGAAGTAGAAGAACCCGTTGCTGAGGAAATTGAATCTACCTCAGAAGAACCCGAACCTGTTGTAGAAGAATCTGATACTGAAGAAATCGAATCTACACCAGAAGAACCTGTTACACAGGAAGAGGAAGCTGCATCAGAAACGCCTGCTACTGAAGAAGAACCCGCACCTGCTCCCGTTCCAGCATGGATGCAAAAATCCGACGCTCTCGAACGCCTAAAAGCCACAGCTATTGAAACCGAAGAACCCGAACCCACTACCCAAAAAACAGAGGAACCCGAAGTTGCCTTCGATGAAGATTTTGTGTGGTCGGCGCAAGTCCTCGCGTCCCAAGGACGACAACCCGATGATGTATCCGTTGAAGAAATTAACTGGCTCAAGCGGCTGCGTCAAGGGTTAGGGAAAACCCGTCGCGGTTTGATCAATCAATTAAAATCGATTGTCGGACAGGGCCCTTTGAACGCCGATGCGGTCATGGAGATCGAAGCACTCCTGTTGCAAGCGGATGTAGGGGTTGAAGCGACGGATTATATTATTGAAACGCTGCAAGAAAAGCTACGGGAAGAAGCCTTACCGCCAGAACGCGCGATCGCGTACCTTAAAAAAATTCTCAAAGATTTACTCGACCGTCCCCTAGAAAACGAAGACGACCCCACCTTCGTTCCCGAAAAAGATATCCTCAACATTTGGTTATTAACCGGAGTTAACGGCGCGGGGAAAACCACCACCATCGGCAAACTGGCGCACCTCGCCCAAAAATCCGGCTATACCTGTCTGATTGCGGCGGCAGATACCTTCCGCGCGGCGGCGGTGGAACAGGTTAAAGTTTGGGGGGAACGCTCCAATACCCAGGTGATTGCCAACCCCGGTCAAAATACCGATCCCGCAGCAGTGGTTTTTGACGCGATCGCGGCAGCACAATCCCGCAATACCGAATTACTCCTCGTGGATACCGCCGGACGCTTGCAAAATAAGAAAAACCTCATGGAAGAATTGGCGAAAATTCGGCGCATCATCGATAAAAAAGCTCCCGATACCCAAGTCGAATCCTTGCTGGTTTTAGACGCAACTTTAGGACAAAACGGCTTGCGTCAGGCGCAGGTGTTTTCTGAAGCAGCGAAACTCAGTGGCGTGGTTCTCACCAAACTCGATGGGACGGCGAAAGGAGGGGTTGCCCTTGCTGTCGCGCAACAACTTAATTTACCCATCCGCTTTATCGGTGCGGGGGAAGGAATCGAAGATTTACGTCCTTTTTCCAGTTATGAATTTGTTGAAGCCTTATTAAGCGAATAA
- a CDS encoding PAS domain-containing protein: MESEIHGSYHFGLVTLSFAIALIASYTSLDLGGRVKFAAQERRWIWLLGGAIAMGTGIWAMHFVAMLAFHLPLPVRYNLWITWLSLLYGIIASGIALSVMSRSAPNLPLILGSSGIMGITIAGMHYTGMAAVEISARLEYDWVGVGASIAIALVASFAAILSLLRQQTENRAALSWKKLGNAFLMGIAISGMHYTGMFSTHFIARSNSLERETVPLLDQSLLAIAVGMATLFLLGLTLLAALFEKKLTVQIVREQALEESERRFRLLIREMQVGVLLLNADAKILTCNQAAIKFLNLPPESERKQVFGSDWNLQTDEGKSVSLAELPVQRAIAQRKSIRNVVMVVPSTPHQRWLLVNAEPYLADDGCVEQVVCTLSDITKQKKAEIALRESEERFVLAVEGTNDGIWDWDILSGETYFSPRWKRMLGYEDSELPNRVESFYNILHADDVEKVWQTLGAYLAQKIPNYELEFRVLHKDGTSRWILSRGAALWDESGIPYRMVGSHTDITERKQTEIALQESEERWQLALEGTGDGIWDWNLKTNEILVSPRLAEMLGYAPEEISYYLGLWNSSIHPNDRDRVIECQQAHLDRKTPSFAIEYRLHCKDGSYKWILDRGQALWDETGRPTRMVGSYTDIRDRKEAEAALKTAKEAAEAANQAKSEFLANMSHELRTPLNAILGFTQLMSYDTTLDPENQRYIKIVSRSGEHLLALINNILEMSKIEAGCATLKETCFDLYQLLDNLKKMLQLRAQSKGLQLIFKRAPDVPQYVQTDESKLRQVLINLLGNAIKFTQVGKAILHVTIGESEGEKINLIFNIQDTGEGIATDEIENLFETFSQTASGLKSQTGTGLGLPISQEFVELMGGQITVESQLGQGSQFTFEIKVSHARPPEELPFQSHPKVKGLAPNQPQYRILVAEDRTDNRILLVNFLEGFGFEVQAANNGKEAIDLWERWQPHLIWMDMQMPVMDGYEATRRIKTSSEGYKTTIIAITASAFEEQRQTILSVGCDDFVRKPFQLPELLEKMNQHLGVQYLYESEESATEDLQGKTLTFSLNAAAVQVMPQSWIEQMHYISAQCDDRLALQLIQEIPEEYSSLARSLQQLVKNFQFDRIMKLTQVAKG, encoded by the coding sequence ATGGAAAGTGAAATTCATGGTAGTTATCACTTCGGGTTAGTGACGCTCTCGTTCGCGATCGCGCTAATTGCTTCCTACACCTCTCTAGACCTTGGCGGACGAGTCAAATTTGCCGCTCAAGAACGGCGATGGATTTGGCTGCTGGGTGGCGCGATCGCAATGGGGACGGGGATTTGGGCAATGCACTTTGTTGCCATGCTCGCATTCCACCTGCCCCTACCCGTCCGCTACAATCTGTGGATTACTTGGCTTTCCTTACTCTACGGAATTATTGCATCTGGAATTGCGCTGTCGGTCATGAGTCGTTCTGCCCCCAATCTCCCCCTAATCTTAGGGAGCAGCGGAATAATGGGGATTACGATCGCAGGAATGCACTACACGGGAATGGCTGCTGTCGAAATTTCCGCAAGACTTGAGTATGACTGGGTTGGCGTGGGTGCATCCATCGCGATCGCGCTTGTGGCATCCTTTGCTGCGATTTTGTCGCTCCTTCGGCAGCAAACCGAAAACAGAGCGGCGCTCAGTTGGAAAAAATTGGGTAATGCCTTTCTGATGGGAATTGCGATCAGTGGGATGCACTACACCGGAATGTTCTCTACGCATTTTATTGCCCGATCCAATTCCCTTGAAAGAGAAACAGTCCCCCTACTCGACCAATCCTTACTCGCAATCGCGGTGGGGATGGCAACCTTATTCCTTCTCGGCTTAACCCTACTCGCTGCCCTATTTGAGAAAAAACTAACCGTTCAAATCGTTCGAGAGCAAGCTTTAGAAGAGAGCGAACGCCGCTTCCGACTCTTGATTCGCGAAATGCAAGTGGGGGTCTTGTTACTCAACGCCGATGCCAAAATTTTGACCTGCAATCAAGCCGCAATTAAATTCCTCAATCTCCCCCCAGAATCGGAGAGGAAGCAAGTTTTTGGGAGTGATTGGAACCTGCAAACCGACGAGGGAAAAAGTGTTTCCCTTGCCGAACTTCCGGTACAGCGCGCGATCGCGCAACGAAAATCTATTCGGAATGTCGTCATGGTTGTCCCCTCCACACCCCATCAACGCTGGTTGCTGGTCAATGCAGAACCCTACTTAGCAGACGATGGTTGCGTCGAACAAGTGGTGTGTACCCTCAGCGACATCACCAAACAAAAGAAAGCAGAAATTGCCCTGCGGGAAAGCGAAGAACGATTTGTCCTCGCAGTAGAAGGGACGAATGATGGGATATGGGATTGGGATATTTTGAGTGGAGAAACCTATTTTTCCCCCCGTTGGAAGCGAATGTTGGGCTATGAAGACAGCGAACTACCCAATCGCGTCGAATCGTTCTACAACATTCTCCACGCCGACGATGTAGAAAAGGTTTGGCAAACTTTAGGAGCCTATCTCGCCCAAAAAATTCCCAATTATGAATTAGAATTTCGCGTCCTGCACAAAGACGGAACCTCCCGTTGGATTCTCAGTCGAGGAGCCGCACTTTGGGATGAGAGTGGCATCCCTTACCGCATGGTCGGTTCTCACACCGACATCACCGAACGCAAACAGACCGAAATCGCCTTGCAAGAAAGCGAAGAACGCTGGCAACTTGCCCTTGAAGGGACGGGAGATGGCATTTGGGATTGGAACCTCAAAACCAACGAAATTCTCGTTTCGCCCAGGCTAGCAGAGATGTTGGGCTACGCTCCGGAGGAAATTAGTTACTACCTGGGACTGTGGAATTCTAGCATTCATCCCAACGATCGCGATCGCGTCATAGAATGCCAACAAGCTCACCTCGACCGCAAAACCCCATCCTTCGCCATTGAATATCGCCTGCACTGCAAAGATGGCTCCTACAAATGGATTCTCGATCGCGGTCAAGCCCTGTGGGATGAAACAGGAAGACCTACGCGCATGGTCGGATCTTACACCGATATCCGCGATCGCAAAGAAGCCGAAGCCGCCCTCAAAACCGCCAAAGAAGCCGCCGAAGCCGCCAATCAAGCCAAAAGCGAATTTTTGGCAAACATGAGCCACGAACTGCGCACTCCCCTCAACGCCATCCTCGGCTTCACTCAACTCATGAGCTACGATACCACCCTCGATCCTGAAAACCAACGCTATATCAAGATCGTGAGTCGGAGTGGAGAACATCTCTTGGCGTTGATTAATAACATCCTGGAAATGTCTAAAATCGAAGCTGGATGCGCCACCCTTAAAGAAACCTGTTTCGATCTGTACCAACTGCTCGACAATTTGAAAAAGATGTTGCAATTGAGAGCGCAATCAAAAGGCTTGCAACTGATCTTCAAACGCGCACCAGACGTTCCTCAATACGTGCAAACCGACGAAAGTAAGCTACGCCAGGTTCTAATCAACCTGCTGGGGAATGCCATTAAATTTACTCAAGTCGGAAAAGCAATTCTACACGTCACCATTGGAGAATCGGAAGGGGAAAAAATCAACCTTATTTTTAATATTCAAGATACTGGAGAGGGCATTGCAACCGATGAAATAGAGAATCTTTTTGAAACCTTTAGCCAAACTGCAAGCGGTCTGAAATCCCAGACAGGAACTGGGTTGGGGTTGCCCATCAGTCAGGAATTTGTCGAATTAATGGGCGGTCAAATTACTGTTGAGAGCCAATTGGGACAAGGAAGCCAATTTACATTCGAGATTAAAGTCTCCCACGCTCGTCCCCCAGAAGAGTTGCCCTTCCAATCCCATCCTAAAGTTAAAGGATTAGCCCCCAATCAACCCCAATATCGCATCCTCGTCGCGGAAGACCGTACTGATAACCGCATTCTCTTGGTCAATTTTCTTGAAGGATTCGGTTTTGAAGTGCAGGCTGCAAATAACGGGAAAGAAGCCATTGACCTCTGGGAACGCTGGCAACCCCATTTGATTTGGATGGATATGCAAATGCCTGTTATGGATGGCTACGAAGCCACTCGACGCATTAAAACGAGTTCGGAAGGGTACAAGACTACCATTATTGCTATAACTGCCAGTGCTTTTGAGGAACAGCGACAGACAATTTTATCTGTGGGGTGCGATGATTTTGTACGCAAACCCTTCCAACTCCCAGAGTTATTAGAGAAAATGAATCAACATTTGGGGGTGCAATATCTCTACGAATCCGAAGAGAGTGCGACTGAAGATTTGCAGGGAAAAACGTTGACTTTTTCTCTCAATGCAGCCGCCGTACAAGTAATGCCCCAGTCATGGATCGAGCAAATGCACTATATTTCTGCTCAGTGTGACGATCGACTCGCTCTTCAACTCATTCAAGAAATCCCTGAAGAATACTCTAGTTTGGCACGCAGTTTACAGCAATTGGTGAAAAATTTTCAATTCGACCGCATTATGAAACTAACTCAAGTGGCGAAAGGGTAG
- the hetL gene encoding heterocyst differentiation pentapeptide repeat protein HetL has translation MVTSIILTRYSAGERNFPQIDLREVELIKVNLSETNLTAADLRQARLGKTNLSHTCLQKADMSEAILWGTDLTKADLQEAILREADLSGAILTQVNLERANLLKAILEGSNLSGAKLCHALMIEVDLRPSSDYRTNLSQADLSDANLSYANLSQALLYQAKLDNARLCCANLSTIEENNICVTDLTEASLQNADLSYANFTGAILKKANLTGADLTGTILKNTDLEGAIMPDGTLYNG, from the coding sequence ATAGTGACATCGATAATACTAACAAGATACTCAGCCGGGGAAAGAAATTTTCCTCAGATCGATCTACGGGAAGTAGAGCTGATTAAAGTCAACCTGAGCGAGACTAACTTAACAGCAGCCGATTTGCGACAAGCGCGATTGGGTAAAACCAATCTGAGTCATACTTGCTTGCAAAAAGCAGATATGAGCGAGGCAATTCTTTGGGGGACAGACCTAACCAAAGCAGATTTGCAAGAGGCTATCTTGAGAGAAGCTGACTTAAGCGGAGCTATCTTAACTCAAGTGAATTTGGAAAGAGCGAATCTGCTCAAAGCAATTTTGGAAGGCTCAAATTTAAGCGGGGCAAAACTCTGTCACGCTCTAATGATTGAAGTCGATCTGCGTCCTAGTTCTGATTATCGGACGAACCTCAGCCAAGCAGATTTGAGCGATGCAAACCTCAGTTACGCTAATTTAAGTCAAGCTCTTTTGTATCAAGCAAAATTAGATAATGCTCGGTTGTGCTGCGCTAATTTAAGTACAATTGAAGAAAATAATATTTGTGTGACTGACCTAACTGAAGCGAGCTTGCAAAATGCAGATTTGAGCTATGCCAATTTTACAGGTGCTATTTTAAAAAAGGCGAATTTGACTGGAGCAGATTTGACAGGAACAATTTTAAAAAATACCGATCTTGAAGGTGCAATAATGCCTGATGGTACTCTCTATAACGGTTAA